One genomic region from Leptospira tipperaryensis encodes:
- a CDS encoding FAD-dependent thymidylate synthase: MLTQKPVVSLLDHSKDPFNLAIATARTCYSSKGILLPSDMVSSEKSIEIRDRVAKSTKKAGHLTTRQHPQFIFTLDKVSRQFVWSFLHSHPFYNSEQVSQRYVEVKKENYYVPPGLSGKLLELYLDAVDFASQAYFSYNEILHPFIQEEYFNIYKARANYPDKWQGPIKKKCLEVARYLLPLGTYTYLYHSINGLTLHRYYRLMNSYDVPEEQRAVVTEMVNQVRAVDPLYADEMDDPLPLEETTEYRFFDSMFGAVKREFHPEAAEAFVKEYDSELGGRYSKLVSHSSNGPEILARSVRSILGIPKSSLGDQDAIDLVLNPSKNKHLTSTLNESSLSPITRALFNVQYSFQKRISHTADSQDQRHRMVPGGRPVLMSQYAGTPDYITPLVVQKYPQLKEKYDSDMNQIFEKVNRFLDAGGSPEYATYLLPNAFPIRFYESGDLLNLHHKWRSRTCYNAQEEIFQASVDELTDVMKVHPEIAKWIKAPCWIRLQGEVKPYCPEGDHYCGTQVWKRELSEYSRVI, translated from the coding sequence ATGCTAACCCAAAAACCAGTCGTTTCACTACTTGATCACAGTAAGGACCCTTTCAATCTTGCGATCGCAACGGCAAGAACCTGCTATTCTTCCAAAGGAATTCTTCTTCCTTCCGACATGGTATCTTCTGAAAAGTCCATCGAGATTCGAGATCGTGTAGCAAAGTCTACAAAAAAAGCCGGTCACTTGACCACAAGACAACATCCTCAGTTCATCTTCACCTTGGATAAAGTCTCCCGACAATTCGTCTGGTCCTTCTTACACTCTCATCCATTTTATAACTCGGAACAAGTATCTCAAAGATATGTAGAAGTCAAAAAGGAGAATTACTACGTTCCTCCAGGACTCAGCGGAAAACTTTTAGAACTCTATTTGGACGCAGTCGACTTTGCAAGTCAGGCTTATTTTTCTTATAACGAAATTCTTCATCCTTTTATCCAGGAAGAATATTTTAATATCTACAAGGCCAGAGCCAACTATCCGGACAAATGGCAGGGACCGATCAAGAAAAAATGTCTCGAAGTGGCGCGTTATCTGCTACCTCTCGGAACTTATACGTATCTCTATCATTCCATCAACGGACTCACCCTCCATCGTTACTATCGACTGATGAATTCTTACGACGTCCCCGAAGAACAAAGAGCCGTCGTCACCGAAATGGTCAACCAAGTCCGTGCAGTAGATCCTCTCTACGCGGACGAGATGGACGATCCCCTTCCTCTCGAAGAAACGACCGAGTATCGTTTTTTTGATTCTATGTTCGGCGCGGTAAAGAGAGAATTTCATCCGGAAGCCGCAGAGGCTTTTGTAAAAGAATACGACTCCGAACTCGGAGGAAGATATTCGAAACTAGTATCCCATTCTTCCAATGGACCTGAAATTCTCGCACGATCGGTTCGATCTATATTAGGAATTCCTAAATCTTCTCTCGGTGATCAGGACGCAATCGATCTCGTTTTAAATCCGTCTAAGAATAAACACTTAACTTCCACCTTGAACGAAAGTTCCCTGAGTCCGATCACGAGGGCCCTCTTTAACGTTCAGTATTCTTTTCAAAAAAGAATCTCCCACACCGCAGACAGTCAGGATCAGAGACATAGAATGGTTCCGGGTGGAAGACCGGTCCTCATGTCTCAGTATGCGGGAACTCCGGATTACATCACTCCTCTTGTGGTTCAAAAATATCCACAGCTCAAAGAAAAATACGATTCCGATATGAATCAAATTTTCGAAAAGGTAAACCGATTCTTAGACGCGGGCGGTTCTCCCGAATACGCGACCTATCTTTTGCCGAACGCATTCCCGATCCGTTTTTACGAAAGCGGAGATCTTCTCAACCTCCATCACAAATGGAGATCTAGAACTTGTTACAACGCCCAAGAAGAAATCTTCCAAGCATCCGTAGACGAACTCACGGACGTCATGAAAGTGCATCCCGAGATCGCAAAGTGGATCAAGGCCCCTTGTTGGATTCGACTTCAAGGCGAAGTAAAACCCTATTGTCCGGAAGGCGACCACTACTGCGGAACCCAGGTCTGGAAAAGAGAATTGTCGGAGTATTCCAGAGTGATCTAA
- a CDS encoding SpoIIE family protein phosphatase — protein sequence MFLYEHALGPVSKKKFNSFSYTFIHRIRFLQKFSIYHLLTLFFVSSFIFSVSVDSESIQKISSLDTITSLDSNEEHHWELTTSELNPISFSQSYLDGKKNSIPFEIYKAPGVHKLKDESIQTVYIVKKFIAPKEWAAPSLSIRLGTINDKDRTYLNGVLIGATGDMNGTFPQAYDKIRVYPIPNDLIRRGEKNIIVIQVKKFFDREVGIEQDRTAIGDNALVLKDLLRAEYIKTFLLMIYLTVGGYFLFLYIRRRADQENLYYGLFTILFFIYQFLRNQIKYDLGIEFIYMKKVEYIILTVLIPLFGNFVRVYFKYPRNLILNVLDGSYVAFTIFYLFSNNVIHYNILNKHAVQYGWILYVSLISYYLIRRIVQKDRDAFFILIGVLVVVVAGVLDTLGARNVIVFPRVVGYAFLFFILSIATILANKFVRLNEEVEDLNEDLEKKVEQRTEELKQSLEQVNRLKVQQDADYFLTSLLINPLSSNKNTSKVVRTEFYTKQKKSFEFKGKTYEIGGDILISGNVELSGKRYVVFVNGDAMGKSIQGAGGALVMGTVFNTILTRSGISSQKDKSPERWLKEAFLELQKIFESFDGSMYISIVLGLVEESSGLLYYINAEHPWTVLYRDRVASYIEDELTLRKIGIPENEQHLTIKTFRMLPGDTIVIGSDGRDDLLIGKAEDRIINEDQEQFLRRVEEGYGDLREVYDRIVKFGALVDDFTLLKITYHPETSSLPSFQTLPVNSFQEALDRGKELLEKNRVQEGLDILEKALELDPKNEQILKVLGKFYLKAKDYAKSIGYWETLLDQSADSSDFLYHASLCYKMLKFYQKAADLGERAYLQDPTLTRNLINLADIYRILNVLPRANDLVERALSIDPKNTKALQVKNSLGVV from the coding sequence ATGTTTTTATACGAACATGCCCTCGGTCCGGTTTCCAAAAAGAAATTCAATTCCTTTTCTTATACTTTCATCCATCGAATTCGCTTTTTACAAAAGTTTTCGATCTATCATCTTCTCACACTTTTTTTTGTGAGTAGTTTTATCTTTTCTGTTTCCGTGGATTCGGAATCGATTCAAAAAATTTCTTCCTTGGATACGATCACGAGCCTGGATTCCAATGAGGAGCATCACTGGGAGCTCACGACTTCTGAGCTAAATCCGATTTCCTTTTCGCAGTCATATCTGGATGGGAAGAAAAATTCGATTCCTTTCGAAATTTATAAGGCTCCGGGCGTCCATAAGTTAAAGGATGAATCGATTCAAACGGTTTATATCGTTAAAAAATTTATCGCACCAAAGGAGTGGGCCGCTCCGAGTCTTTCCATAAGGTTGGGGACGATCAACGATAAGGATCGAACGTATCTCAACGGAGTTCTCATCGGTGCTACGGGCGATATGAACGGAACTTTTCCGCAGGCTTACGATAAGATTCGAGTCTATCCGATTCCAAACGATCTCATTCGAAGGGGTGAGAAAAATATCATCGTGATTCAAGTTAAGAAATTTTTCGATCGCGAAGTGGGAATCGAACAGGACCGGACAGCTATCGGCGATAACGCCTTGGTTCTAAAGGATCTTCTTCGCGCCGAGTATATTAAAACATTCTTATTGATGATTTATCTCACTGTGGGAGGTTATTTTCTTTTTCTTTATATTAGGCGTCGAGCGGATCAGGAGAATCTCTACTACGGTCTTTTTACGATTTTATTTTTTATTTATCAATTCTTAAGGAACCAGATTAAATACGATCTCGGGATCGAATTTATCTATATGAAAAAAGTGGAATATATCATTCTTACGGTTTTGATTCCTCTATTCGGTAATTTTGTCCGAGTCTATTTTAAATATCCTAGAAATCTAATTTTAAACGTCTTGGACGGCAGTTACGTCGCGTTTACGATCTTCTATCTTTTTTCAAACAACGTCATTCATTACAATATTCTGAACAAACACGCGGTCCAATACGGTTGGATTTTGTATGTTTCCCTCATTTCGTATTATTTGATCCGTAGAATCGTTCAAAAGGATCGAGACGCGTTCTTTATTCTGATCGGAGTTTTGGTCGTCGTGGTCGCCGGAGTTTTGGATACTCTCGGAGCTCGCAACGTGATCGTATTTCCGAGAGTCGTCGGATACGCTTTTCTATTTTTTATTCTAAGCATCGCGACGATTCTTGCGAATAAGTTCGTTCGGTTAAACGAGGAAGTGGAAGACTTAAACGAAGACCTTGAAAAAAAAGTAGAACAAAGAACCGAAGAACTCAAACAATCCTTGGAACAAGTCAATCGTCTCAAGGTGCAACAGGACGCGGATTACTTTCTCACTTCGCTTCTCATCAATCCCCTTTCATCCAATAAGAACACGAGTAAGGTAGTAAGAACCGAATTTTATACAAAGCAGAAAAAGTCCTTCGAGTTCAAGGGGAAAACCTACGAGATCGGAGGAGATATTCTAATTTCCGGAAACGTGGAATTGAGCGGTAAACGTTATGTGGTCTTTGTCAACGGAGACGCGATGGGGAAATCCATCCAAGGCGCGGGTGGCGCCTTGGTTATGGGAACCGTCTTTAATACGATCCTGACTCGATCCGGGATCAGTTCTCAGAAAGACAAATCTCCCGAACGTTGGTTGAAGGAAGCGTTTTTAGAACTTCAGAAAATTTTCGAATCCTTTGACGGATCGATGTATATCTCGATCGTTTTGGGTTTGGTGGAAGAATCTTCCGGTTTATTGTATTATATCAATGCGGAACATCCTTGGACTGTTTTGTATCGGGATCGAGTCGCTTCTTATATCGAAGACGAATTGACTCTTCGTAAGATCGGTATTCCCGAAAACGAACAACACCTTACGATCAAAACCTTTCGAATGCTTCCCGGTGATACGATCGTGATCGGTTCGGACGGAAGAGACGATCTTCTGATCGGAAAGGCTGAAGATCGGATCATCAACGAGGATCAGGAACAGTTTTTAAGAAGGGTAGAAGAAGGATACGGAGATCTCAGAGAAGTATATGATAGAATTGTAAAATTCGGTGCCTTGGTCGATGATTTTACTCTTTTGAAGATTACGTATCATCCTGAAACGTCGTCTCTCCCTTCCTTTCAAACCCTTCCCGTAAATTCGTTTCAAGAGGCCTTGGATCGTGGAAAGGAACTTCTCGAAAAAAATCGAGTGCAAGAAGGGTTGGATATTTTGGAGAAAGCCTTGGAGCTCGATCCGAAAAACGAACAAATCCTAAAAGTTTTGGGAAAATTTTATCTCAAGGCAAAAGATTATGCGAAGTCGATCGGATACTGGGAAACACTTCTGGATCAAAGCGCGGATTCGAGCGACTTTTTATATCACGCGTCTCTCTGTTACAAAATGCTAAAGTTCTATCAAAAAGCTGCGGATTTAGGGGAACGAGCTTATCTACAGGATCCTACCTTAACTCGGAATCTGATCAATCTTGCCGATATATACAGGATTTTGAATGTTCTTCCTCGTGCAAATGATCTCGTGGAAAGAGCTCTTAGCATCGATCCAAAAAATACAAAAGCTCTTCAAGTGAAAAATTCACTCGGAGTCGTTTGA
- a CDS encoding efflux RND transporter permease subunit, with protein MIDKLIRASIKNRALVLVLTFMITLVGIYNAYHLSIDAIPDVTNVQVSAVTASPGLSPLEVEQFITYPIEMEFTGLPNVTEIRSISRTGVSSVTVIFKDGTDIYFARQLVNERIKQAEAIIPPGYGRPELSPIATGLGDIYEFVLTSDRHSPEELRTYMEWELAREVKSVEGVIDVNIIGGQVRQYQVKIDPRRLAVHNLTLSQIYDKLESANQNIGGGYISKGAEQIVIRGESQYKSIEDLRNTAVTTAGDGIPLLLGQIAEIEIGPALRFGLVTKDGKGEVVGATAMMLMGQNSLEVVKKVKVRIEDIRERLPPGMRIETFYDRSEFIGRTLGTIFTNLAEAAVLVIIVLIIALGTVKGALLVALAIPIPMLVATIFMNAFGIVGNLMSLGALDFGLLVDGTIVMLESILHGFILKRSFYEMQTKLEDRELAAEEIITDACVRVGRAATFSVAIIMLVYLPLMSLEGVEGRMFKPMAITVALALGAALLFSLTTFPAAASILFKEPVFHHSKYWDVITEKYKELLDFGMSRKKEFLYAGVGVVVFALLLGSTLGSEFLPRIDEGEIAVDIKRLPSTSLNYSRDTNTDMETVLKKFPEVISVVSKMGRGESAAEPIGTDEGEAMVKLKPRKEWVSADDREELMTKMKDEILKFIPSSTVSLSQPIENRVNALLSGSKADVVIKIYGDDLVKLKDIAGQFAEKLKGVKGVADLRVQRVLGLPLVEIKVDRENMARYGVQADEILATVEALRLGRNTGKVFEGFKRFDLVVRLKIDATDLEQVENIPVFTSSGSTVPLGQVAEIKLVEGPAAIYRESLKRRIMVETNIRGRDLVGFVNEAQKVTEEIEKNLPPGYRTDWGGQFENFTRAKERLAMVVPIALAIIFFMLMAAFGSIYYALGVFIVVPLAVSGGIIGLVLRGLPFSIPAGVGFIAVSGIAVLNGVVYASTLREELEKGASIADAVYLAGIHSLRPVMTTEVIAAVGFIPMAISTMAGAEVQRPLATVVIFGVIVATVFSRVLLPIVMEYLLNVYESQEKKKSAKRKLLEKQTFGANADFGHDNSEWMHSHAEATEIITEEEDSEKESKSRPTKSKKTKKKK; from the coding sequence ATGATTGATAAACTGATCCGCGCCTCCATTAAGAACAGAGCCTTGGTGTTAGTTCTCACCTTTATGATCACCCTCGTGGGGATCTACAACGCCTATCATCTTTCCATCGACGCGATCCCGGACGTGACCAACGTTCAGGTTTCCGCCGTCACCGCTTCTCCGGGTCTTTCCCCTCTGGAAGTGGAACAGTTTATCACGTATCCGATCGAGATGGAATTTACAGGTCTTCCAAACGTCACGGAGATTCGTTCCATCTCCAGAACCGGTGTGAGTTCGGTTACGGTTATCTTCAAAGACGGAACCGATATCTACTTTGCGAGACAACTCGTAAACGAAAGAATCAAACAAGCCGAAGCCATCATTCCTCCTGGTTACGGAAGACCGGAGCTTTCTCCGATCGCAACCGGTCTCGGAGATATCTATGAGTTCGTATTAACATCCGATCGACATTCTCCGGAAGAACTCAGAACTTATATGGAATGGGAACTCGCAAGAGAAGTAAAGTCGGTCGAAGGTGTGATCGACGTAAACATCATCGGAGGTCAGGTTCGTCAGTATCAAGTCAAGATCGATCCGAGAAGACTAGCGGTTCACAACCTTACTCTTTCACAAATCTATGATAAATTAGAATCCGCCAACCAGAACATCGGGGGCGGTTATATTTCCAAGGGCGCCGAGCAGATCGTGATCCGAGGAGAAAGTCAGTACAAATCCATCGAAGACTTACGTAACACCGCCGTCACAACCGCCGGAGATGGAATTCCCCTTTTACTCGGACAGATCGCAGAGATTGAAATCGGTCCGGCTCTTCGTTTTGGTCTCGTGACAAAAGACGGTAAGGGAGAAGTTGTGGGCGCTACTGCGATGATGCTCATGGGTCAGAATTCTCTCGAGGTCGTTAAGAAAGTAAAAGTTAGAATCGAAGATATCAGAGAAAGACTTCCGCCCGGGATGAGAATCGAAACTTTTTACGATCGTTCCGAATTTATCGGAAGAACGTTAGGCACCATCTTCACGAATTTAGCCGAAGCCGCAGTTCTTGTTATCATCGTTTTGATCATCGCGCTTGGAACCGTTAAGGGTGCGTTACTCGTCGCTTTAGCGATTCCGATTCCGATGCTCGTAGCTACGATTTTTATGAACGCCTTTGGGATCGTGGGAAACCTGATGTCCTTAGGAGCCCTCGACTTCGGTCTTCTCGTGGACGGAACGATCGTGATGTTAGAATCCATTCTCCATGGATTTATTTTAAAACGATCCTTCTATGAGATGCAGACAAAACTCGAAGACAGAGAACTCGCCGCAGAGGAGATCATTACGGACGCTTGTGTTCGAGTCGGTCGGGCCGCCACGTTCTCAGTCGCGATCATCATGCTCGTCTATCTTCCTCTGATGAGTTTGGAAGGTGTGGAAGGAAGAATGTTTAAGCCGATGGCGATCACGGTCGCTCTCGCTCTCGGAGCCGCCCTTCTATTCTCACTCACTACGTTTCCTGCCGCCGCGAGTATTCTTTTCAAAGAACCCGTGTTTCATCATAGCAAGTATTGGGACGTCATCACCGAAAAATACAAAGAGCTTTTGGATTTCGGAATGTCTCGCAAGAAGGAATTCTTATACGCGGGCGTAGGAGTTGTAGTCTTCGCGCTTCTTTTGGGTTCCACTCTGGGTTCCGAATTCTTACCAAGAATCGACGAAGGAGAAATCGCCGTAGATATCAAACGTCTTCCTTCCACTTCTCTCAACTATTCCAGAGATACGAACACCGACATGGAAACCGTTCTTAAAAAATTTCCGGAAGTGATCAGCGTCGTCTCGAAGATGGGTCGAGGAGAATCGGCGGCGGAGCCGATAGGAACCGACGAAGGCGAGGCGATGGTAAAACTCAAACCCCGCAAGGAATGGGTGAGCGCCGACGACAGAGAAGAACTCATGACAAAGATGAAGGATGAAATTCTTAAATTCATTCCTTCGAGTACTGTGAGTTTGTCGCAACCGATCGAGAACCGTGTGAACGCCCTTCTTTCGGGTTCGAAGGCGGACGTCGTAATCAAGATCTACGGAGACGACTTAGTCAAACTCAAGGACATCGCCGGTCAGTTTGCAGAAAAATTAAAAGGTGTCAAAGGTGTCGCCGACTTAAGAGTGCAGAGAGTTTTGGGTCTTCCTCTCGTTGAGATCAAAGTCGATCGGGAGAACATGGCGCGTTACGGTGTGCAGGCCGATGAAATTCTCGCGACCGTGGAAGCGCTTCGTCTGGGAAGAAACACGGGAAAGGTGTTCGAAGGTTTTAAACGTTTTGATCTTGTCGTTCGTTTAAAAATCGACGCGACCGATTTGGAACAGGTGGAGAATATTCCGGTCTTTACTTCTTCGGGATCCACGGTTCCTCTCGGACAAGTCGCGGAGATCAAACTCGTAGAAGGTCCGGCCGCGATCTATAGAGAATCTTTGAAAAGAAGAATTATGGTCGAGACGAACATTCGAGGAAGAGACCTCGTAGGTTTCGTAAACGAAGCTCAGAAGGTCACCGAAGAGATCGAAAAAAATCTCCCTCCCGGTTATAGAACGGATTGGGGAGGTCAGTTTGAAAACTTTACTCGAGCAAAAGAAAGACTCGCGATGGTAGTTCCGATCGCACTTGCAATTATTTTCTTTATGTTGATGGCCGCCTTCGGGAGCATCTATTACGCGTTAGGCGTCTTTATAGTAGTTCCTCTCGCGGTTTCCGGTGGAATCATAGGTCTTGTTTTGAGAGGTCTTCCGTTTAGTATTCCTGCGGGCGTCGGCTTTATCGCAGTGAGCGGGATCGCCGTTTTAAACGGGGTCGTCTACGCTTCGACTCTACGAGAAGAATTGGAAAAGGGAGCTTCGATCGCGGATGCGGTTTATCTTGCGGGAATCCATTCTCTTCGTCCTGTTATGACAACCGAGGTCATCGCGGCCGTGGGTTTTATTCCGATGGCGATCTCGACGATGGCGGGCGCCGAAGTTCAGAGACCTCTTGCTACGGTGGTCATCTTCGGAGTGATCGTCGCGACCGTTTTCTCCCGGGTCTTACTTCCGATTGTAATGGAATATCTTTTGAACGTCTACGAATCTCAGGAAAAGAAAAAGTCCGCAAAAAGAAAACTCTTAGAAAAACAGACCTTTGGAGCCAACGCAGACTTCGGACACGATAACAGCGAGTGGATGCATTCTCACGCGGAAGCTACTGAAATTATAACTGAAGAAGAAGATTCTGAAAAGGAATCCAAATCTCGTCCGACAAAATCGAAAAAGACAAAGAAGAAAAAATGA
- a CDS encoding M20 metallopeptidase family protein gives MKLTVTDSRTRELIRYRRQIHKHPELRYEENQTAGFVIDHLKSLGLSFQDKIAKTGVVALVDSGKPGKTLLVRADMDALPIFEESKAEYKSVHDGVMHACGHDAHTSILMGLASDIKEDIRSILPKGKVLLVFQPAEEGGQGADKMIEEGILEKYNVDAALALHVWNHIPVGKVGVVDGPMMAAVDEFTITITGISGHGAMPQHTVDPIVVGAQIVTALQTIVSRNTDPLDSCVVTVGSFHSGNAFNVIPETAELKGTVRTYSKKMFEEVPGKLERVVNGIASALGAKVSIHYERTNQPTINDPFMANIVRKASLNILGADSVTEEHTKSMGGEDFSAFLMKVPGCYFFVGSMNESKGLIHPHHSSKFDIDEDSLSIGLSVLKEAIRIYLEEN, from the coding sequence ATGAAACTCACAGTGACCGACAGCCGAACCCGAGAACTCATTCGTTACAGAAGACAGATCCACAAACATCCCGAACTCCGTTACGAGGAAAATCAAACCGCCGGATTTGTGATCGATCATCTCAAGTCTCTCGGACTTTCCTTTCAGGATAAGATCGCGAAGACCGGAGTGGTCGCGTTAGTCGATTCCGGCAAACCGGGCAAAACGCTTCTCGTTCGCGCGGATATGGACGCACTCCCAATCTTTGAAGAATCCAAAGCGGAATACAAATCCGTTCACGACGGGGTCATGCACGCCTGCGGGCACGACGCTCACACTTCCATTCTTATGGGTCTCGCCTCGGATATCAAAGAAGACATCCGTTCCATTCTTCCCAAAGGGAAAGTTCTTCTCGTCTTCCAACCCGCGGAAGAAGGCGGACAAGGCGCTGACAAGATGATCGAGGAAGGAATATTAGAAAAATATAACGTTGATGCGGCGCTCGCGCTTCACGTCTGGAATCATATCCCGGTGGGAAAGGTCGGAGTTGTAGACGGTCCGATGATGGCCGCCGTAGACGAGTTTACGATTACGATCACGGGAATCAGCGGACACGGAGCGATGCCGCAACATACGGTAGACCCCATCGTCGTCGGAGCTCAGATCGTGACGGCACTTCAAACGATCGTTTCTCGAAACACGGATCCGTTGGATTCTTGCGTCGTTACGGTTGGAAGTTTTCACTCAGGAAACGCGTTTAACGTGATTCCTGAAACTGCGGAACTCAAAGGTACGGTAAGAACCTATTCCAAGAAGATGTTTGAAGAAGTTCCCGGCAAACTCGAACGTGTAGTCAACGGAATTGCGTCCGCGCTCGGAGCCAAGGTTTCCATCCACTATGAAAGAACCAATCAACCCACGATCAACGATCCTTTTATGGCGAATATCGTCCGTAAGGCTTCGCTTAACATTCTCGGCGCGGACAGCGTAACCGAAGAACATACGAAGTCCATGGGTGGAGAAGATTTTTCTGCTTTTCTTATGAAAGTTCCCGGTTGTTATTTCTTTGTGGGTTCGATGAACGAATCCAAAGGACTCATTCATCCTCATCACAGCTCCAAATTCGATATCGACGAAGATTCTCTCTCCATCGGACTTTCCGTCTTAAAAGAGGCGATTCGAATCTATCTTGAGGAAAATTAG